Proteins encoded within one genomic window of Rubripirellula tenax:
- a CDS encoding ABC transporter ATP-binding protein, which translates to MVVPAVHVATDDCIELRRLHRFFGKTKAVEDISFTVRRGHVFGYIGPNGAGKTTSMRILATLDLPSYGDAFVDGFSVVNDPEHVRRRLGFMPDSFGTYRDVNCTEYLDFFARAYGLVGRQRTERLAWVLNFTGTEGMAEKPIRGLSKGMKQRLCLGRALIHDPAVMILDEPAAGLDPRARIQLRKMIRELADRGKTVLISSHILTELAEMCDSVGIIEQGRLLATGSVEQIQHQRETHRELKIRILHNADGAGASLSAVDSVTNLIVDGELLKFEFAGDLEAQAGLVSHLVQQGFAVAEVESHKKSLEDVFLQVTEGLVQ; encoded by the coding sequence ATGGTCGTACCCGCGGTACACGTCGCGACGGATGACTGTATCGAACTACGACGGTTGCACCGGTTCTTTGGAAAGACGAAAGCCGTCGAAGATATCTCGTTCACGGTTCGGCGCGGGCACGTGTTCGGCTACATCGGACCTAACGGCGCGGGCAAGACGACGTCGATGCGGATACTGGCGACGTTGGATTTGCCCAGCTACGGTGACGCGTTCGTCGATGGATTCTCGGTTGTCAACGATCCCGAACACGTTCGCCGCCGGTTGGGATTCATGCCCGATTCGTTCGGCACCTATCGCGACGTGAACTGCACCGAGTACCTAGATTTTTTCGCTCGAGCTTACGGTTTGGTCGGCCGCCAGCGGACCGAGCGATTGGCTTGGGTGCTGAATTTTACAGGGACCGAAGGGATGGCGGAAAAGCCCATCCGCGGACTCAGCAAAGGCATGAAGCAGCGGTTGTGTTTGGGCCGCGCTTTGATCCACGACCCGGCCGTCATGATTCTGGACGAACCGGCGGCAGGACTTGATCCGCGCGCGCGAATCCAGCTTCGGAAGATGATTCGCGAATTGGCCGATCGAGGCAAAACGGTGCTGATCAGCAGCCACATTTTGACCGAACTCGCCGAAATGTGTGACAGCGTCGGTATCATCGAACAGGGCCGGCTATTGGCCACCGGCAGCGTCGAACAGATTCAACATCAACGCGAGACCCATCGCGAATTAAAGATTCGCATTTTGCACAACGCCGACGGAGCCGGTGCCAGCTTGAGTGCGGTAGATTCGGTCACCAACTTGATCGTCGATGGCGAATTGTTGAAGTTCGAATTTGCCGGGGACTTAGAGGCCCAGGCGGGATTGGTCTCGCACTTGGTTCAACAAGGTTTCGCGGTCGCCGAAGTCGAATCGCACAAGAAGAGTCTCGAGGATGTTTTCTTGCAGGTCACCGAAGGCTTGGTGCAGTAG